A portion of the Pseudomonas protegens CHA0 genome contains these proteins:
- a CDS encoding betaine/proline/choline family ABC transporter ATP-binding protein (Members of the family are the ATP-binding subunit of ABC transporters for substrates such as betaine, L-proline or other amino acids, choline, carnitine, etc. The substrate specificity is best determined from the substrate-binding subunit, rather than this subunit, as it interacts with the permease subunit and not with substrate directly.) — MIELQNLTKTFRSNGKDVKAVDSVSLTVNEGEICVFLGPSGCGKSTTLKMINRLIMPTSGKVLINGEDTTDLDEVTLRRNIGYVIQQIGLFPNMTIEENIVVVPRLLGWDKQKCHDRARELMSMIKLEPKQYLHRYPRELSGGQQQRIGVIRALAADAPLLLMDEPFGAVDPINREMIQNEFFEMQRALNKTVIMVSHDIDEAIKLGDKIAIFRAGKLLQIDHPDTLLAHPADDFVSNFVGQDSTLKRLLLVKAEDAADNAPSVSPETPVADALELMDEHDRRYVVVTCAENKALGYVRRRDLHRQTGTCAQFLREFNATAAYDEHLRILLSRMYEFNRSWLPVMDAERVFLGEVTQESIAAYLSSGRSRGMKTNIVSPAETVVA; from the coding sequence ATGATCGAACTTCAAAACCTGACCAAGACCTTTCGCAGCAACGGCAAGGATGTCAAAGCCGTCGACTCGGTAAGCCTGACCGTCAATGAAGGCGAGATCTGCGTGTTCCTCGGGCCCTCCGGCTGCGGCAAGAGCACCACGCTGAAAATGATCAACCGCCTGATCATGCCCACCTCGGGCAAGGTGCTGATCAATGGCGAGGACACCACCGATCTCGACGAAGTGACCCTGCGCCGCAACATCGGCTACGTGATCCAGCAGATCGGCCTGTTCCCCAACATGACCATCGAGGAAAACATCGTGGTGGTGCCACGCCTGCTGGGCTGGGACAAGCAGAAATGCCACGACCGGGCCCGCGAGCTGATGAGCATGATCAAGCTCGAACCCAAGCAGTACCTGCATCGCTACCCACGGGAACTGTCCGGTGGCCAGCAACAGCGCATCGGGGTGATCCGCGCCCTGGCGGCGGACGCTCCGCTGCTGCTGATGGACGAGCCCTTCGGCGCGGTGGACCCGATCAACCGCGAGATGATCCAGAACGAATTCTTCGAGATGCAGCGGGCGCTGAACAAGACCGTGATCATGGTCAGCCATGACATCGACGAAGCCATCAAGCTGGGGGACAAGATCGCCATCTTCCGTGCCGGCAAGCTGCTGCAGATCGATCACCCCGACACCCTGCTGGCGCACCCGGCGGACGACTTCGTCAGCAATTTCGTCGGCCAGGACAGCACCTTGAAACGCCTGTTGCTGGTCAAGGCCGAAGACGCCGCGGACAACGCCCCGTCGGTCAGCCCGGAAACCCCGGTAGCCGACGCCCTGGAACTGATGGACGAACACGACCGGCGCTACGTGGTGGTGACCTGTGCCGAGAACAAGGCTCTGGGTTATGTACGTCGTCGCGACCTGCACCGTCAGACCGGCACCTGCGCCCAGTTCCTGCGAGAGTTCAACGCTACAGCCGCCTACGACGAACACCTGCGGATTCTTCTGTCGCGCATGTACGAGTTCAACCGCTCGTGGCTGCCGGTGATGGATGCCGAGCGGGTATTCCTGGGCGAGGTGACTCAGGAATCCATCGCCGCCTACCTGAGCTCCGGGCGTTCGCGGGGGATGAAGACCAATATCGTCTCGCCGGCTGAAACAGTGGTCGCCTGA
- a CDS encoding ABC transporter permease, translating into MEFLNAFSHLDWAQVLHLTWQHITLVGIAVTLAIVFGVPLGVLMTRFPTLAGPLQASATVLLTIPSIALFGLLLPFYSKFGQGLGPLPAITAVFLYSLLPIMRNTYLALTGVEPGIREAARGIGMTFGQRLRMVELPIAVPVILAGVRTAVVMNIGVMTIAATIGAGGLGVLILASISRSDMSMLIVGAVLVSLLAIFADLLLQWLQRSLTPKGLLK; encoded by the coding sequence ATGGAATTCCTGAACGCCTTTTCCCATCTCGATTGGGCCCAGGTCCTGCACCTGACCTGGCAGCACATCACCCTGGTGGGCATCGCCGTCACCCTGGCCATCGTCTTCGGCGTGCCCCTGGGCGTGCTGATGACCCGCTTCCCGACCCTTGCCGGCCCACTGCAGGCCAGCGCCACCGTGCTGCTGACCATTCCGTCCATCGCCCTGTTCGGCCTGCTGCTGCCGTTCTACTCCAAGTTCGGCCAGGGCCTGGGCCCGCTACCGGCTATCACCGCGGTGTTCCTCTATTCCCTGCTGCCGATCATGCGCAACACCTACCTGGCGCTGACCGGCGTCGAACCGGGCATTCGTGAAGCCGCCCGCGGCATCGGCATGACCTTCGGCCAGCGCCTGCGCATGGTCGAGTTGCCGATCGCGGTGCCGGTGATCCTCGCCGGGGTACGCACCGCCGTGGTGATGAACATCGGCGTCATGACCATCGCCGCCACCATCGGCGCCGGCGGCCTGGGCGTACTCATTCTTGCTTCCATCAGCCGCAGCGACATGTCGATGCTGATCGTCGGCGCCGTGCTGGTCAGTCTCCTGGCCATCTTCGCCGACCTGCTTCTGCAATGGCTGCAACGCTCGCTGACTCCAAAAGGACTCCTGAAATGA